In uncultured Methanobacterium sp., a genomic segment contains:
- a CDS encoding ABC transporter ATP-binding protein, protein MTDILEIKEVWKTYQMGAEKINAIQGINFKVEDGAFIAVMGPSGSGKSTLLHLAGILDQPTKGDVILKGENIKELSGKQQAKLRRTKIGFIFQRFNLLSQLTAQENVMLPMIKPDQEKARKILDRVGLEGKYDRLPTQLSGGEEQRVAIARALANDPVLILADEPTGELDTTNSRMIMDLLTELNQEGMSIIIVTHDPMAAEYAHKTVKMKDGKIGNSS, encoded by the coding sequence ATGACTGATATACTGGAAATTAAAGAAGTATGGAAAACATACCAGATGGGTGCGGAAAAAATCAATGCTATTCAAGGAATTAACTTCAAGGTAGAAGATGGTGCATTTATAGCAGTGATGGGACCTTCAGGGTCCGGGAAATCAACCCTTCTGCACCTGGCTGGCATACTTGATCAACCCACAAAGGGAGATGTTATCCTTAAAGGTGAAAACATCAAAGAACTTTCAGGAAAACAGCAGGCCAAACTGAGAAGAACCAAAATAGGATTTATCTTCCAGCGTTTTAACTTACTTTCCCAGTTAACCGCACAAGAGAATGTAATGCTTCCCATGATAAAACCAGACCAGGAAAAAGCCCGGAAAATACTGGATCGAGTGGGATTAGAAGGAAAATATGATCGACTTCCAACCCAGTTATCCGGGGGAGAAGAACAACGAGTAGCTATTGCCAGAGCCCTGGCCAACGACCCGGTTCTAATCCTTGCTGATGAACCAACAGGTGAACTGGACACCACAAACAGCCGGATGATCATGGATCTGTTAACCGAGTTAAACCAGGAAGGGATGAGTATTATTATAGTCACTCACGATCCCATGGCTGCAGAATACGCCCATAAAACTGTCAAGATGAAAGATGGGAAGATTGGTAATAGTAGTTAA
- a CDS encoding helix-turn-helix transcriptional regulator: MKTQIKKFRKELKMTQEELAEAVDVTRQTIIALEQGRYNPSLVLAYNVTKTLKRKSIEEVFILEEI; the protein is encoded by the coding sequence ATGAAGACTCAAATTAAAAAATTTAGAAAAGAGCTTAAAATGACTCAGGAAGAGTTAGCAGAAGCTGTGGATGTAACCCGACAAACAATCATTGCTCTGGAGCAGGGAAGGTACAATCCATCATTAGTCTTAGCATACAACGTGACTAAAACCTTAAAAAGAAAAAGTATTGAGGAAGTGTTTATTCTAGAAGAAATATGA
- a CDS encoding MFS transporter, whose translation MEYKWVALINVLIASLMGMINMNIVMISLPAIFNGIHINPLNSFQYLLWILMGYGLVTATLLLSFGRLSDMYGRVKMFKLGFFIFTIGSILLYLTPSTGDAGAIEIIAFRILQAIGSALFMANNAAILTDAFPVNERGKALGMNMAALTAGQFIGLLLGGVLAIFDWRYVFLVSVPFGIIGTIWSTLKLKEISQKAEKAKIDIWGNLTFVASLTTLLIGLTYGLMPYGNNPMGWNNPWVMVSLILGFVLMALFLFIETRVESPMFRLDLFKIRMFAYANLASLLNSLSRGGVMFMLILLLQGIWLPLHGYSYESTPFWAGIYMIPLSVGIIIMGPLSGMLSDKYGPRWIATSGMVINVIAFLILALLPYNFNYLEFASALFLIGAGHGIFIAPNNASIMNSVPPQDRGAASGMMMTMMNTAFTASMAIFFTIVIFGISQRFPESITSSLASIGAVQLAPLLNNISPSGAIFSAFLGYNPIGSLLTVLPSNIMGTIPSGTLTTITGTTWFPSTLATAFIPAIRTSFYIGAALCVLAAILSALRGKSEINKEELLKANPVNISEKNK comes from the coding sequence ATGGAATATAAATGGGTAGCCCTAATTAACGTGCTGATTGCATCGTTAATGGGAATGATAAACATGAACATAGTAATGATATCACTCCCAGCCATCTTCAATGGTATTCATATTAATCCATTAAACTCATTCCAATATCTCCTATGGATATTAATGGGATATGGACTGGTTACAGCTACTTTACTTTTGAGTTTTGGACGTTTATCTGATATGTATGGGAGAGTAAAGATGTTCAAATTGGGGTTCTTTATTTTCACCATAGGATCAATTTTACTTTACCTAACTCCCTCTACAGGGGATGCAGGTGCCATAGAAATTATAGCATTCAGAATACTCCAGGCTATTGGTAGTGCTCTTTTCATGGCTAATAATGCAGCAATACTTACTGATGCTTTCCCTGTAAATGAGCGGGGGAAAGCATTGGGTATGAACATGGCCGCATTAACAGCAGGACAGTTCATTGGCCTGCTTCTTGGAGGAGTCCTGGCAATCTTCGATTGGAGATATGTTTTCCTCGTTAGTGTGCCATTTGGAATTATAGGGACAATATGGTCTACCTTGAAACTTAAAGAAATATCACAAAAAGCTGAAAAAGCAAAAATAGACATATGGGGCAATCTAACATTTGTAGCTTCTCTAACTACATTACTAATAGGATTAACATATGGCTTGATGCCTTATGGTAACAACCCCATGGGATGGAACAATCCATGGGTCATGGTGTCCCTAATATTAGGTTTCGTGCTTATGGCACTTTTCCTGTTCATTGAAACCCGTGTTGAATCCCCAATGTTCAGGTTAGACCTGTTTAAAATAAGAATGTTTGCATATGCTAATCTAGCGAGCTTACTGAATTCATTAAGCAGGGGTGGGGTTATGTTCATGTTAATCCTTCTTCTGCAGGGAATCTGGCTGCCATTACATGGTTACAGCTATGAATCAACACCATTTTGGGCCGGAATTTATATGATACCCCTTTCTGTAGGTATCATTATTATGGGACCCCTCTCAGGAATGCTCTCTGACAAATACGGACCTCGTTGGATAGCAACCAGTGGAATGGTAATAAATGTTATTGCATTTCTGATATTAGCACTACTCCCATATAATTTCAACTATTTAGAGTTCGCATCTGCCCTATTTTTAATAGGTGCTGGGCACGGAATATTCATAGCGCCAAATAATGCATCTATAATGAATTCTGTGCCGCCGCAGGATAGGGGAGCAGCATCTGGAATGATGATGACCATGATGAACACTGCCTTTACAGCAAGTATGGCCATATTTTTCACCATAGTCATATTTGGAATCAGCCAAAGATTCCCTGAATCTATAACTTCTTCACTTGCAAGTATAGGTGCCGTGCAACTAGCCCCACTATTGAACAATATTTCACCATCTGGCGCTATATTTTCAGCATTCCTGGGCTACAATCCAATTGGTTCATTATTAACCGTTTTGCCGTCAAATATAATGGGAACTATTCCATCTGGAACTTTAACAACAATTACCGGTACTACTTGGTTCCCATCAACGCTTGCCACTGCTTTCATACCAGCAATCAGAACATCATTCTACATTGGTGCAGCCCTATGTGTATTGGCAGCTATACTTTCTGCTCTTCGTGGGAAAAGTGAAATAAATAAGGAGGAACTTCTCAAAGCCAATCCGGTAAATATTTCTGAGAAAAACAAATAG
- a CDS encoding DUF5518 domain-containing protein, translated as MVTGYMVGGTYVEGAKHGILMGIITAITLAVVSIIYGSIFPPEASSGAVIIAGMYALIITLIVCSIVGSIFGGIGAEI; from the coding sequence CTGGTAACCGGTTACATGGTCGGAGGAACTTATGTGGAAGGAGCAAAACATGGGATATTGATGGGCATCATCACTGCCATAACATTAGCGGTAGTTTCAATAATATATGGTTCAATTTTTCCCCCTGAGGCTTCATCAGGCGCAGTTATTATCGCAGGGATGTATGCGCTCATTATTACATTAATCGTGTGTTCCATTGTGGGCTCAATTTTTGGAGGCATCGGTGCAGAAATATAA
- a CDS encoding MFS transporter, with protein MDVDGKISNRSLVNLTIVSGMFLWSFSAGMVNLSLPTIAQYFDIGSATVSWVIVCHFITLVGLILFFGRLAYYVGHKTIFMWGVFIFILASFFCSISSKIEHILILRAIQGIGSAMLLSVTPAILSKISSSKSRGKAFGYISLATTLGLSIGYLVGGTILEYASWNWIFIVNVPIGIIVLLMAQKFMPKETIVPPNDKLDKKGAIILFLFFLALILAIEPMRTVEFPIMTISVGLTISIILGLTFIFWELRHPYPLIDLKLFLNPYLTLTVLIAFLTTLVLTGTIFLVPFYLDLVMSYSTELAGLIIFMATLVILVGGPLSGRLSDKFGAKKINILGVFILLIALVLFTFFNQTVSLTFILIVLALRALSDGVSNPANSKLVISYSPPGMEYTVSSLLNAARYLGVVTGVVVFEAVFNKTISQYGQALTAHGSIEKTLPVGALVNGFQTAFYIGVILTVVILILTFLGSRAPDEN; from the coding sequence TTGGATGTTGACGGGAAAATATCAAATAGGAGTTTAGTAAACCTTACTATAGTCTCCGGCATGTTTTTATGGTCTTTCAGTGCTGGGATGGTAAACCTATCCCTACCAACCATTGCCCAATACTTTGATATTGGTTCAGCCACAGTATCCTGGGTGATAGTCTGCCATTTCATTACTTTAGTGGGATTAATCTTATTCTTTGGACGTTTAGCATATTATGTGGGCCATAAAACCATTTTCATGTGGGGAGTATTCATATTCATCCTTGCTTCCTTCTTTTGCAGCATATCCTCTAAAATTGAACATATTCTCATATTAAGAGCAATTCAGGGCATTGGTTCAGCTATGCTTCTTTCAGTTACCCCTGCTATCCTATCAAAGATATCTTCCTCAAAAAGTAGAGGTAAGGCTTTTGGTTACATATCCCTGGCCACTACCCTGGGTTTATCAATAGGGTACTTGGTAGGTGGAACAATCCTTGAATACGCTAGCTGGAACTGGATATTTATTGTAAATGTTCCCATAGGAATAATAGTCTTATTGATGGCCCAAAAATTCATGCCAAAAGAAACAATTGTTCCCCCTAATGATAAATTAGATAAAAAAGGAGCTATTATTTTATTTCTATTCTTTTTGGCCCTGATATTAGCTATTGAACCCATGAGAACTGTAGAATTTCCTATTATGACCATTTCAGTTGGTTTAACAATAAGCATTATCCTGGGATTAACTTTTATTTTCTGGGAGCTGCGTCACCCCTATCCATTGATAGATCTTAAACTATTTTTAAACCCTTACCTTACACTCACGGTTTTAATTGCTTTTTTAACCACATTAGTCTTAACCGGGACCATATTTCTGGTTCCTTTCTATCTGGATCTGGTTATGTCTTACAGCACGGAGTTGGCAGGGCTCATTATTTTTATGGCAACTCTGGTAATACTGGTGGGTGGACCTTTATCAGGACGGCTCTCTGACAAATTTGGTGCTAAAAAAATCAATATTTTAGGTGTGTTTATACTGCTGATTGCTCTTGTACTTTTTACCTTTTTCAACCAAACAGTAAGTTTAACCTTTATTTTAATTGTACTTGCTCTCAGGGCATTATCTGATGGAGTTTCTAATCCTGCTAACAGTAAGCTGGTGATAAGTTACAGCCCTCCTGGGATGGAGTATACTGTATCCAGCTTATTAAATGCCGCCCGCTATCTTGGTGTGGTAACGGGAGTGGTTGTCTTTGAAGCAGTTTTCAACAAAACCATCAGTCAATATGGTCAAGCCCTAACAGCTCATGGATCAATAGAGAAAACATTACCCGTAGGTGCTTTGGTTAATGGATTCCAGACAGCATTCTACATTGGAGTTATTTTAACTGTAGTTATACTTATTTTAACCTTTTTAGGCAGCAGGGCCCCTGATGAGAATTGA
- a CDS encoding DUF5518 domain-containing protein: MENINWKAIMAGSATAIVIGILSSFLLIFSPVYSYGIYVGFIIGALLTGYMVGGTYVEGAKHGILMGIITAIILWAVSIIYGLIFPPEASSSAVIIAGMYALIITLIVCSLVGSIFGGIGAKIRLAVIVGFVVTFLIALFTGLYLPKMGLIAPVIGAFIAVYLVESSYTNGILYGGVPTSIAGLTSIPIVVFLSPNPINIQIAGYNITGSIVSFLYIGGAVSGLILFWFIGLISGIIAVAIRKKTNNKLAYALIAIVGIIIVFILSNVIHVGAVLSTFGPA, from the coding sequence ATGGAAAATATTAATTGGAAAGCAATAATGGCGGGTTCTGCTACAGCAATAGTGATAGGTATTTTATCTTCGTTTTTATTGATCTTTTCTCCGGTTTATTCTTATGGAATATATGTTGGATTCATAATCGGTGCTCTATTAACCGGTTATATGGTCGGAGGAACATATGTGGAAGGAGCAAAACACGGGATATTGATGGGCATCATCACTGCCATAATATTATGGGCTGTTTCAATTATTTATGGTTTAATTTTTCCCCCTGAGGCTTCATCAAGTGCAGTAATTATCGCAGGGATGTATGCACTCATTATTACATTAATCGTGTGTTCCCTTGTGGGTTCAATTTTTGGAGGCATTGGTGCAAAAATAAGATTGGCAGTTATTGTTGGATTTGTGGTTACATTTTTAATAGCTTTATTTACTGGACTGTATTTACCAAAAATGGGTTTAATAGCACCAGTAATTGGTGCATTCATCGCTGTTTATCTTGTGGAATCGAGTTATACTAATGGAATCTTGTACGGAGGAGTACCAACAAGCATAGCTGGACTTACATCCATTCCAATTGTCGTTTTTTTATCACCAAATCCAATAAACATCCAAATAGCTGGTTATAACATAACAGGGTCTATAGTCTCTTTTTTATATATCGGAGGAGCAGTTTCAGGTTTAATACTCTTTTGGTTCATTGGCTTAATCAGTGGAATAATCGCAGTAGCAATCAGAAAAAAGACCAATAACAAATTGGCATATGCACTAATAGCAATTGTTGGAATTATTATTGTGTTTATTTTATCAAATGTAATTCATGTTGGTGCGGTTCTAAGTACTTTCGGGCCCGCTTAA
- a CDS encoding Coenzyme F420 hydrogenase/dehydrogenase, beta subunit C-terminal domain: protein MIIDDYIKEVTKGMGPDQQKEVSEELKTHILDSADAIAMEKNVEVDEEIIAQAISLMGTPEKLAKMYPKLDHAWKLDEIVESDMCAKCGTCAVICPNNILSFDGKPELTEECLRNGHGMCFEVCPRVSSGKYQIKIREKFTEEMYYGRGSSSGQDGGAVTTFLKHLLENDKIDGAIVVGDEYWKPVSLIVQNAEDLLKTSKSKYTISTLEALKTAGDMGLERVTIVALPCQINGLRKLQYFPYLAKHEEELGRTGKPVKLPKIEYLIGLFCTEKFDYGNMRQILEDNQIKMEDVEKFNVKKGKLLVQVDGEEKKIDLDKIELCAGCKMCRDFDAEMADVSIGSVGSPMGYSTIIIRTPKGQEIKEALELEEGVKPEEIERLRQFKLKRFLKELERRKENEEFISFYWASDYAGVASRADGTYFIRIRAKPAGWYETEEIKEILDVAEEFNARIKMTNRGAYELHDITGFDVEEVVTRLNELDLVTGSEGPLVRATLACPGKENCGSGLIDTTTICKTIEERFMEKPTPYKFKIAVSGCPNKCMRPQIHDAGIAGIKYPQTNEDKCNGCGRCSEVCKVEAINIRGETSYTNYDICVGCGKCMTACPHSARETKEEGLMLYIGGKAGRELVEGFSTKVETVDEVTDYIDSVLRVYNKYADKPQRERLASTIKRIGQTKFINEVKDGI from the coding sequence ATGATTATTGATGATTATATAAAAGAAGTAACAAAAGGCATGGGTCCAGATCAGCAGAAGGAAGTTTCTGAAGAACTTAAAACTCACATCTTAGACAGTGCTGATGCCATAGCCATGGAGAAGAATGTGGAAGTTGATGAGGAAATAATAGCCCAGGCCATATCCCTGATGGGAACCCCAGAGAAACTGGCTAAAATGTACCCCAAACTGGACCACGCCTGGAAACTGGATGAAATAGTTGAAAGTGACATGTGTGCCAAGTGCGGTACCTGTGCAGTGATCTGTCCCAACAACATCTTATCCTTCGATGGGAAACCTGAATTAACCGAAGAATGCCTCAGAAACGGTCATGGAATGTGTTTCGAGGTCTGTCCACGAGTTTCATCCGGAAAATACCAGATAAAAATCAGGGAGAAATTCACCGAAGAAATGTACTACGGAAGGGGATCTTCCAGTGGACAGGATGGTGGAGCAGTCACCACCTTCTTAAAACATCTACTGGAAAACGATAAAATCGACGGGGCAATAGTTGTGGGTGATGAGTACTGGAAACCAGTTTCACTCATAGTACAAAATGCAGAAGATCTCCTGAAAACATCCAAGTCCAAATACACCATATCCACCCTGGAAGCACTGAAAACTGCAGGAGACATGGGACTGGAAAGAGTGACCATAGTAGCCCTACCCTGCCAGATAAACGGCCTCAGGAAACTCCAGTACTTCCCATACCTGGCAAAACATGAGGAAGAACTGGGAAGAACCGGTAAACCAGTTAAACTCCCCAAGATCGAGTACCTCATAGGCCTTTTCTGCACAGAAAAATTTGATTACGGAAATATGAGACAGATCCTGGAAGATAACCAGATAAAAATGGAAGATGTTGAAAAATTCAACGTTAAAAAGGGAAAACTATTGGTGCAGGTGGATGGAGAGGAGAAGAAAATAGATCTGGATAAGATAGAACTGTGTGCAGGTTGCAAGATGTGCCGGGACTTTGACGCCGAGATGGCTGATGTTTCCATTGGATCAGTGGGAAGTCCCATGGGTTACTCCACCATCATCATCCGAACACCAAAAGGTCAGGAGATTAAAGAGGCCCTGGAACTGGAAGAAGGTGTCAAACCTGAAGAGATTGAGAGACTTCGCCAGTTCAAGCTTAAAAGGTTCCTGAAGGAACTGGAAAGAAGAAAAGAAAATGAAGAGTTCATATCCTTTTACTGGGCCTCGGATTATGCTGGTGTTGCCAGTAGAGCAGATGGCACCTACTTTATTAGGATACGGGCCAAACCAGCAGGCTGGTATGAAACAGAGGAAATCAAGGAAATTCTTGACGTGGCCGAAGAATTTAATGCCCGGATAAAGATGACTAACAGGGGAGCATACGAACTTCACGATATAACTGGCTTTGATGTGGAGGAAGTCGTAACCAGACTCAATGAACTGGATCTAGTAACCGGTTCCGAGGGCCCACTGGTCAGGGCAACACTGGCCTGTCCAGGTAAGGAAAACTGTGGCAGTGGACTCATAGACACCACCACGATATGTAAAACCATTGAAGAACGTTTCATGGAAAAACCAACACCCTACAAGTTCAAAATAGCAGTCAGTGGCTGTCCCAATAAGTGCATGAGGCCGCAGATACACGATGCAGGTATAGCTGGTATAAAGTACCCCCAGACCAACGAAGATAAGTGTAATGGTTGTGGAAGATGCTCAGAGGTCTGCAAGGTGGAAGCCATTAACATAAGAGGCGAAACATCCTATACAAACTACGATATATGTGTAGGATGTGGGAAGTGCATGACTGCCTGCCCCCACAGTGCAAGGGAAACCAAAGAAGAAGGTTTAATGCTCTACATAGGTGGTAAAGCTGGCAGGGAACTGGTAGAAGGATTCAGTACCAAGGTTGAAACAGTTGATGAAGTAACCGATTACATAGACAGTGTACTCCGGGTTTACAACAAGTATGCAGATAAACCACAAAGAGAACGCCTGGCATCAACCATAAAACGTATTGGGCAGACTAAGTTTATTAATGAGGTTAAAGACGGTATTTAA
- a CDS encoding DUF488 family protein — MIKIKNIQEPALNEDGFRIMVEEICVEDVNFEKSEVNLFLKEIAPSSNCYAFLNKNNLNFDKFREQYRSELKNKKTLQGIIRNLEKENGTITLLYCSGDPLNNCAAVLKEKLQGYHVIRGSVGRIHGG, encoded by the coding sequence ATGATAAAAATTAAAAATATCCAAGAACCAGCACTGAATGAAGATGGTTTTAGAATAATGGTTGAAGAAATATGTGTTGAGGATGTAAACTTTGAAAAATCAGAAGTTAACTTGTTTCTTAAAGAAATAGCACCATCATCTAACTGTTACGCTTTTTTAAATAAAAATAACCTGAATTTTGATAAATTTAGAGAACAATACCGTAGTGAACTCAAAAATAAAAAAACACTACAGGGCATAATTAGAAATTTAGAAAAAGAAAATGGTACTATTACATTATTGTATTGTTCTGGAGACCCGTTGAATAATTGTGCGGCTGTTTTAAAAGAAAAACTCCAGGGGTACCATGTTATTCGTGGTTCTGTAGGTAGAATCCACGGTGGTTAA
- a CDS encoding PadR family transcriptional regulator, translating into MKMSNVFERFEKEMRRGAIQVAVMCLLEKEHYGYEITKNLKNSGLKVEEGTLYPLLRRLENDKLLLSRWDTEDTRPRKYYTVTDYGREVRENWLEFFKSINESVEQFENNLKSQDR; encoded by the coding sequence ATGAAAATGAGTAATGTCTTTGAAAGATTCGAGAAAGAAATGCGGAGGGGTGCTATACAGGTAGCAGTAATGTGCTTACTTGAAAAGGAGCATTACGGCTATGAAATTACCAAGAACCTTAAAAATTCAGGGTTAAAAGTAGAAGAAGGAACATTATATCCACTACTCCGGCGTCTTGAAAATGATAAACTCCTCTTGAGTCGATGGGATACTGAGGATACACGGCCCAGAAAATATTACACTGTTACTGATTACGGGAGAGAAGTTAGAGAAAACTGGCTGGAATTTTTTAAATCAATAAATGAATCAGTTGAACAATTTGAAAACAATTTAAAATCACAGGATAGGTGA
- a CDS encoding FtsX-like permease family protein, with the protein MLGIIIGVATLLLLMGAGTGMQAYTKDKMQSMAGDITIYNSSGGAYSSGEYYLDSEAVSKIQNMSQLYNIKEETAFSSEINRTPIYVVGVSSWDQYKVNGTNGVVVDQTLVDKFDYKIGSKIVINDKEFTITGTTKQKTMQGLVLIDLDKALPLNDNKVSDVTASVKGDPDTVKNTVESQVPGTMAMTQSDYSKQIDDAMNGIMLFIGAIASIGLIVGVISIVNIMLVNVTERTREIGVLKAIGFTNREVLGSILMEAGLLGFIGSIFGLIIAAVLLQLAITFYGAQLGVEDITIMYMLPVWLVLSVVGGATVLSVLAGLYPAWRASRLNVVEALRYD; encoded by the coding sequence ATGCTGGGCATAATAATTGGAGTGGCCACTCTGCTCCTTCTCATGGGTGCAGGAACTGGGATGCAAGCCTATACCAAAGACAAAATGCAATCTATGGCCGGTGATATAACCATATACAATAGTTCTGGTGGGGCTTATTCATCGGGAGAATACTATCTGGATTCAGAAGCTGTGAGTAAGATCCAAAACATGTCACAGCTTTATAATATAAAAGAAGAAACTGCATTCTCCTCAGAAATTAACAGAACGCCAATATACGTTGTGGGTGTGTCTAGTTGGGATCAATACAAGGTAAACGGAACCAACGGAGTGGTGGTTGACCAAACACTTGTGGATAAATTCGATTATAAAATAGGGAGCAAGATCGTTATTAATGATAAAGAGTTTACTATAACCGGTACTACCAAACAAAAAACAATGCAGGGCCTTGTATTAATAGACCTTGACAAAGCCCTTCCTTTAAATGATAATAAGGTATCCGATGTCACTGCCAGTGTTAAAGGAGATCCAGATACCGTCAAAAACACGGTTGAAAGTCAGGTCCCAGGGACCATGGCAATGACCCAGTCTGACTACTCCAAACAAATTGATGATGCAATGAATGGTATAATGCTCTTCATAGGGGCAATTGCCAGTATAGGACTCATAGTGGGAGTTATTAGCATTGTGAACATCATGCTGGTTAATGTGACCGAAAGAACACGTGAAATTGGAGTTTTAAAGGCCATTGGGTTTACCAACCGCGAAGTATTGGGAAGTATTCTTATGGAAGCAGGTCTTTTAGGTTTTATTGGATCAATATTTGGTTTAATAATAGCTGCAGTACTCCTGCAACTGGCTATAACATTCTACGGAGCACAGCTCGGGGTGGAAGACATCACTATAATGTACATGTTACCGGTCTGGCTGGTTCTGTCTGTGGTAGGTGGAGCAACAGTGCTCAGTGTCCTGGCAGGATTATACCCAGCATGGAGGGCATCAAGACTCAACGTAGTGGAGGCATTGCGTTATGACTGA
- a CDS encoding PadR family transcriptional regulator, whose translation MWTDSPEEHLKDIHNQIEEIEKLGGLRIWMLHVLEHGPKNGVEIMDAVAEHHERFHHMNEVMPHRVSTVNMLKSTKHSSYRPLPGSVYPMLKKMVSEDLIVKRQDGRYEITDKGLEIVYNIFGNLTNVGPSIAVEKALNEMYKLVFYLADVNEEKLIPHKEVIGDLIERLKKIEDSL comes from the coding sequence ATGTGGACTGATTCCCCTGAAGAACATCTGAAAGATATACATAATCAAATTGAAGAAATAGAAAAGCTCGGTGGTTTAAGAATTTGGATGCTTCATGTTTTAGAACATGGCCCTAAAAATGGCGTGGAAATTATGGACGCTGTGGCCGAACACCATGAACGTTTTCACCATATGAATGAAGTAATGCCGCACAGGGTTAGTACAGTAAATATGTTGAAATCTACGAAACATTCATCATACCGGCCTTTGCCTGGTTCAGTATACCCCATGCTTAAAAAGATGGTTTCTGAAGATTTAATTGTGAAAAGACAGGATGGACGATACGAAATAACCGATAAAGGATTGGAAATTGTTTATAATATATTCGGGAATTTAACGAATGTGGGTCCCTCAATAGCAGTGGAAAAAGCATTGAATGAAATGTACAAATTGGTATTTTATTTAGCGGATGTTAATGAAGAAAAATTAATTCCTCACAAGGAAGTAATAGGAGATCTAATTGAAAGGCTAAAAAAAATTGAAGATTCACTCTAA
- a CDS encoding HXXEE domain-containing protein encodes MDLNILWLVPIAYFIHIIEEAPRFMPFAIKYYGQPKNYKEFFVGNIILMAYVLISVSLAIFYTNEWTMVIGLATAAWIFTNFLMHAYYTLRYGEYSPGVVTASAIYAPVTVFIYYNFIISGILSTTDIILSMILGFVIMYVPTLMQMKRHGKI; translated from the coding sequence ATGGATTTAAATATTTTATGGCTTGTACCAATAGCTTATTTTATCCATATTATTGAAGAAGCCCCAAGATTCATGCCTTTCGCTATAAAGTATTATGGACAACCTAAAAACTATAAAGAGTTCTTCGTTGGAAATATTATTCTCATGGCGTATGTTCTAATTTCAGTATCTCTTGCCATCTTTTATACCAATGAATGGACTATGGTGATAGGATTAGCCACTGCTGCATGGATATTTACAAATTTTTTAATGCATGCATACTATACCCTACGGTATGGTGAATATTCTCCAGGGGTAGTAACTGCAAGTGCAATATACGCACCTGTAACAGTTTTCATCTACTATAACTTTATAATATCTGGAATACTAAGCACAACAGACATTATATTATCCATGATCCTTGGATTTGTAATTATGTATGTTCCAACACTTATGCAAATGAAAAGACATGGAAAAATATAG